In Miscanthus floridulus cultivar M001 chromosome 19, ASM1932011v1, whole genome shotgun sequence, the DNA window TTGGTATATATCATAGACTAGTTGCATGAACACAATCAAGGTAGCATACCACAAACCTGATTTCAGCTAATCCCTTGGTTTGCCATTGAAAATAACTAGATGTATAATTCTTCAAAAGAACAAAGAATGTCAGAAACCTACTTAATTGTCAACATTGTAATCTTTATACAGACTGCTTGTGGATTGATCATAATTCCACCTGCAAAATAAaaatacaaatacaaatataaatataaaaagcCAACCTTTTCAACTGCGGTAGTTAATAATTGTACTAATGTGCAAACTTTTGTAAGAATTTTGGTTGGGGAATTTGTGGGAGGTTGAGGGATCAAAGGTGATATCTACGAGGTTGGAGGGGGAGGCTTCAGGTCTTCGGCCCTATTTGGATCTGCTTCTTGGGTGGCTTAACTTAAAAGCAAAGTGCTTCGTGGGCTTGCATGTCTTCCTCACGCCGCCTTCCAGCCCCACTCGCGCCCATCTCCTCGTGGCGCAATCAAAAGTGGTGGTATCAGCCTTCGAACTTGCTCCATCCAACGTGCTCTGCTTGCCGAAACTAGAGCAGTCGCTCGTCTCCCTCTCTCCAATGAGCTCCCTCAACCGAGCTTGAGCAGCAGCGACATCACGTGAGTGGGAGCCCTCTAGCGGTGGACCGGTGGTGGAACTAGAGCGGATACGGTGAGTGGTGGGTTGTCGAAGCGGCCATGGTGGAGCGATGGGCCATCCGACATTCCTAGTCTTCCTCCTCGGCATTGACAAGGAGGCCGCCGTACCTCTTTCTCTCCAACATCAAAAGCGATTGGCCAAACGGTAGGCTTTTCCCCTGCTTCTCTTTTTACAAAAGCTAACTTATAAAATAAGTAGACTTCAAAAAGTTGATCCCCAATAAGTAGATCCAaactttatctaaaaaaataagtagatccaaacagggccattaTCTAGTTGCCTCAGGGTTGGTGCGTCGTGACAAGCAGGATGAGGCTGGCGGAGATAGTGAGGACTGAGAAAGCGGCATCAACTAGGGAGCAGGATTAAGAGCTTGAGAGGTAAATATCTTCTATTCTTGATTTGATGAATAATGCCACTGATGTTACATTTAATAGCCAGTGGACACTTAATGAGTTCAATCTAACTTAGCAAATACATCCAGATCAGAACCAATCACTTGGAAATTTGCAGCCTAGCGATTAGTTTCTCTTTCTGAAGGAAAAAGCCACTGAAACATGTAATATATGTTTATATCAAGGGTAACACCGAAGACATGCTAAAACTGACTCCATGTGAAGTAACATGCAAAATGGTTTAGGCTCTGGTGGTCCTTGGTCAAgtttttcttctttgtttgtgGCGAGTTTTTTGTTCTTGGGGGTGTGAGTGGGTTTTTGTACTCAGACTGGGCTTCTGTTCTCAGCCCGTTGTAGGAAGCATCAACAACAGGGGTGGCAACAAGATGGGAAATGATATTGGTGCCGTTATTGATCACTACTAGCTCCAAGGGCAAAAGTAACACACAATCTCTGACAACAAAATGACAATAAAAGTCAGTGATGCCTTCATTTTCTTGATGTGTAACTAGTTAGATATCATTCTTGTTCAACTCTCTTCTTCAAGGGCAAAAGAAAAATACAGTTACGAATTAAGCCAGTGTTAGAGGAAGGAATAAACCAAACTCAACCATCCACAAATTTGGTCATTAATTAGCAGTGCTATGCCCTTGGTTAAGTTTTCAATTACCATTCATGTATCCGCCTTTGCTATATCAATGTGAGACTAACCACGGAGAAAATCCTAACTACCAAAACCAACCAAACCAGCAGCAGCATGACCTATTTCTAGTGCTACACATGATTTTCTTCATTGATAAATGAGTACATTTATTAATAACAAAATGGTTTTGGGTTGGGCAACCAGTTCTGCAAACAAATACATATGTTCACTAAGTAAGGTAATAGAAAATATTAAAGGATAAGAAACAGACCTGCAGAAGAAAATTGGATGCAACCTACAACCTGAACTGTCTAACTGACGTCTTCTCTTGGTCTCTTCTCTAAACTTGTCAGCATGAAGTACCTCACAAGGGCCACAAATAGTAGAAACTAATACAGTTCTTTCATCGTTTGAACCATATACCTTCAAGAAGACAACAGGAATAAGCAAACCAGAAAGTTATTACAGTAAAATTTATCAACTATCACTATAGGAACTATCCTCCTGAATACAAGGCTTATAAATATATTATATTGCTACAAGAAAAAAATGAGAAAGCTCAGATCTAGCTAATTGGCAGAAGATTTTTCATAGCATCAAGAATAAAAACTCTACATTATGATTGATAAATTTATTTCTTAATGATTTAATAATTGTGTATCTGTACAATATTATATAGGTTGTTTACGTCATCTAAAAGAAATACTGACACAGGTGAGATTCCACGATACTTATGAAAGGTAAACATTCCAATGGTTTCCAGTTTCATCACAATAGTTAGTTGGCTCACCTCATCCTCTTCAACGCATGGCTTGCTAATAGATTGTGGAATATCAGAGCCTAAGAAATAAGGATTGACCATAGCCAGTCTAGAACCAGAGTCATGCTCTTCCCATAGTGACTGTAAAATGGGCAACACAATTAGTAATCCTGCCCGTGTTTCAGAAAGAATATATTACCACACACTCTACTGTAAACAAGCATAGAACCAGAGTCATGCTCTTGCCACAGTGACTGTAAAAGAGGTAAGACGGTTAGCAATCCTGCCTGTGTTTGTAGAAAGAGTAGTACCCACACTCTACTACAAATAATGGTTGGTATAAACTCAAGAGGGAAATGATAGCCTTTCAATATCATGACACATGCAGTACAAAGTAATTAAGAGGCAATAAGAAAGCAAACATATACCTGCAGCTTACACGGACCGGACTTGTTACCTTCAGTGGCAATCAAAATATGATCATGAAGACTGTATATTACGCCATCAATGTTACAGGAGTTATAATAAATCTTGTTGTCAATAGATTTGAGGCCATCACCAACCCAATCCACAATACTGGCTGTGCTGCAACCTACGTATTTATCCTTACAATCCCGTACAGTTTCACGCTTAGAATAGATGTGTCCATTTGAAGTCACCTGATGAGCATTGTCATGGTCTGAGATGGCATCATCTGCCATAATTTTGTGTTTATGTGGCTTTCCTATCCCATCATTAGTGACTCCATCTGCTTGATGTATTTCATCAGTTGATGTTCTAGTGCTAGGCAACTGTTCATTTTCGCTTGGATGTCGGTAAGGTGTTCTGGTGTTCTCACAAGTCTCTATAGAAGAAACAATGAAAGAATGGTCTGTATGTTTTAAGCCAGAAAGTTCTGTAGACTGCAGATTGGAATAATTTACtggatttgaagaactcctcttGATATGCATATGAGACCCTCCTGACAGATTGCCAGAACCATATGTTGATGCTCTCGTACTTTGATCTCCATTGTATAATGTTGCAGTTTCTGTAGGTATGCCACCACAAGGTGGGTTATTTCCTTCCTTTTCTACAGATGAGGTTTCCTCGTATTTAACATTTTCCTTTTGAGGTTCAGCACCAGAGATTGATGGTGATTTTGAACCAGCATCTAAAGCCAATGTACCACTTTTGCACACAGGGCTGCCAACTTTGTTGGTGTTTTGATTGATGACACTTCCATTGCCTGCTAGAATTTTACTACTACAACTACTGCCACCCGTTTCAGTTGGGTTTTCTGCTGCTACTTGAGAAGGCTGTGCACCACCAGTCATACAAGTCTTTGGTGCAACTATAGTTCTTGTAACCTTGCCATATTTTGGAGGGAGGGGTTTGCCCTTACAATGGGCCACACATGTTGGACAATACCACTCAGTTTTTGGCAGGCCTTGATTCCCATAATGCTGAAGGCACTTTAAGTGCATGCCCCTCTCACAGGCATCGCAAACAAGCAAACTTTCCATATTCATGATAGCAACTTTACATATCTGACAGTCCAGTCTAGTATTCATATACTCAGTTGAAGGCACAGTCCAGCTAGAGTGATTAGCAGGTCGGTGCAGAACCTGTTCAACATTTTTTGCTATTGCCTTGTGGTTGGAGAAGATTGATTGTCTTTGAATAGGTAATTCCCTCTTAGGATCTTGATACCCCATAACAACACTTGATGTCACCGGGTGAACAGCACGTCCCTTTTTGGCCACAGATTTCTCTGCTTGACAGGAACTCTGTAAGGAACTTTGATTGGAACTGGTAGTATGATGACCTGATTTATTTAACTCTACAATAGTTTCTTCACCTACAGTTGACATAGAGAAAATAATTTCAGATACAGAAGATTCAAAATCTTTCActgctactccctccatcccttcTTAAGGTGTCACCTAGATTTTCGTGCTcgaactttcttaagtttgacaagatttatagaaaatattagtaacattcgtatctccaaataagtgtattataaaaatatattcaatgattaaACTAATGATACCTATTAcgaaccataaatattaataatctattgaatatatttggtcaaagttgaatACGTTTGACTCCTCAATATGTGAGGACACTTGAAAAGGGACAAAGGGAGTAGTTACTAATTTATTTGATTACTATCCTTTATTGTAACTTGGTTTTGTGGATCTTGTTGGGTATCTAGCCAACTCTAACTTGCTTGGGACCAAAAGCTTTATTCTTGTTGGGTGTATAGCAGATTCAAAAAAATAAGTCTTGGATTCAAAATCGAAATGTACAGTAATGCCTAAGTGTGAATATATATTTTTTCCCATAAAATATTTATCTTGTCGAATACACAGATCtgtgtatcattgcattaagagaGAAAATGTGACCAACCTAGAGGAACTAGGaagtttttcattaagaagaaaataGGCACCCAAATTTGAGCTGGAGAGGGCTCAAATCTGGATGGTTCGGTGCATGACCACACCACCCACCCAAACAGTTGAGTTAGGCTGACTTCCTAGTTAAAAATGAGACCAACCTGGGAGGACCTAGGCGGGTTTCCAAATAATAATAAGAAAATAGGCACACAAATTTGAGTTGAAGAGGACTCGAACCTGGGAGGTTGGTGCATGACCACACCTCCCACCCCAATGAGTTAAGCTAATAAAGAAATTTATATCTTCCTATCTGCTTTTGCCTCCCTCCAATGCGGAGAATAGGCACAAGACTGTAGAGCAGTTTCCTTTTCAATGTAGATAACAATGGTACTGTAATCATTCTATAAATACATTTGCAACCTAACATTTAGGATACAAGGGGTGACATTGATTTAAAAATATGAATGCTATGTGAACAAAGGTTCACCATTCAGAGATTGGCAAGCACACGTAAAAAATGTTCCTGTCCATTTAATTTATTCATAGATTGGATTCTGAAAAACCAATCATGCAATCAGGATATCTCTCTCATTCTCTACAGACCAATAAACATAGGTAAACATTTTGCACTCCTAGGAGTATGTTACTCCTACTATATGTACTCACTATGTTTATGAATTCTAAGTATCATGGACTTTTATACGGCACAGAAGGAAACTGTTCTCCTATCGCATTGTGCCTTATCTTATCTTAGGTTTACATATTGCAAAATATACATGACCAGTACAGACTACAGAGCTACACGACATGCCAATTTGCATGATGTTGTGATGTACCAGTGGAAGGAACTATTTCTAGGAGGATGGTAACAGCTTCCAAAGAAACATGTTTATCTTAGTGCATGGTCACATTTTTATATGGGGACATATCAAGTGCCAAACATGAGCTGTGCAGCTGTGATCAATTTTTTCTTAAGCGAAACAAACCAACACAAAATGACCTAACATCTGAGAAGTTATTATACATGTGTTCTCTCAACCTTCTTCTATAAGTTTAAACTTAAAAACAAAGAGAAATAAAAAGATTCACTGCAGACAGGGCCTCTTGTCATTTCACTATTTTGTTTGTTTGTATTCTGTCAGGATTTTACATTTTGTTTCTATGAACAAATCCACCTTCATAATTAGTCAAGTTTGCCAAATTGCAAATGGATCTAGACAAGTATAAATAGACCCATCTCATACATAAACATTAAGCATGAGTGGTCTTATGGGCAGATCCGTTATAGCCTGGATAGTGGGATGGTTAAAACATGTGAGTACCTCGGTTTTGTGTGGAATCTGAACCATTAACAACAATTTGCTTTTTGACATCTGCAGAGCCTGTTGGCAGTGAAACAGCAGAAGGATTGCTAGGTAATTTTACAGAAGATGCCCCTGCTAGTGTTCCATTTACCAGGGGATGCTTCGAGATAACTTGGGATACCATCGGGGTTGACAGAGTCTTGGGCGATCCACTGGTGACCTTAGAAGCTCCATGCTGGAATCCATTTTTTGCACTTGAGGCTGTCATTTTAGAGACAGTAGTTGAAGGGGCAGAAGCATCCTTCCCTTCCATCTACTTAAGGGATGAATAAGGAAAGAGAATAAAAGATCAGTAAAGAGGCATCAAACTTGTATGGAATGCTCTGAGCCAATGATGGTACAATTTAACTATGTTACAGTATATATAACAGATTAGCATATTTGAAGTACTGCGATGAGAGATTATACCCAGAGCTTTATCATAACAAATAAGGGAATCAAATGGAAACCTAAAATTCAGAAGCACTAGCATATCCAGAGAAAAAATATATCCAATTATCCATTTTTGTCATGCGATGCACAGTGTATTTATACCTAAACTTTGTACATGGTTCCATTTGTAGTCTTGATGCTCACGACGTGCAAAATCATACTATAATATCTTGATGTGAAATACTAGATCTAGCATTCGTTCAGTGAATTGCAATACATGGCTTGCTCATTTCTTGGTTTAGCATACAATGCATactaaatgaaaataatttagtTCGAAAGAAAAGGCCCTGCATATCACTAGTATGCATCAAGTCAGTGGCCCTATACTGTGTCACTATGGACctgtttggttgggtggctaacCCCCAACCAGGCTCCAGGAAGCCACCTTTGGGCCGTTTGGTTGCCTGTTTGTAGCCCGAAGCCAAGCTCCAGGAAGCCACCGACCACCCTCTAGCCTGGCTCTAGGAAAACGCAGGGGCTGGCCGTTTTTGGGAGCCAGGCTTGGCCAGTGCCCGGTCTCCAATCCCGTCAGCTCCCGGTCCTTCGCACGCGGTCGAGTAGAGAAGGCACGCGAGATCTGCTTGCTCCTCCCCGCTGGAGCGCCTGGCCACCACACGCCGGAGGTCCCCTGCTCGTCCTCCCCGCTGGTGGTCCCCTGCTCGTCCTCCCCGCCGGAGCGCCTGGCCACCACCCGCCAGAGGTCCCCTAGTCGTCCTCCCCGCCGGTGGTCCTTTGCTCCTCCTCCCTACCGGAGCGCCTGGCCACCACCCGCCGGAGGTCCCCTACTCGTCCTCCCCGCCGGTGGTCCTCTGCTCGTCCTCCCCGCCGGAGCGCCTGGCCACCACCTGCCACTCGCCATCCTCCTTCGCTGTCGATCCGGCCATGGGCGACCAAGGGGAAGCTCGGGGAGGTAATGTGGGAGCACCGGGTGCAGGCTGCTGTAGCGGTGGGGTTCATGGTCGCGGCCGCCGTCTCGATCTCCACCATCGGGCCCAGGCTCAGCGCCGTGGTGTCATTCTTCTAGCCACTGCTCCTCATCACGGGCTTCTTCCTGGTGGCGGTCGCCGTGCTGCTCCGGATCTCGCAGGCCCGGCCCCGTATACGCTACTCGTTCCCGCCCGCTGGAGCACATGCTCGTCTGCTTCTCCACGTGCGCCACCACTCGAGCGCGTGATCGCGCCACCGCGCCGCTTGGCCGCGTGCAGCAAGACAGCATGCAAACCAGCTGTTCGATGAAATGCCTGACAAGGGTAACCTTACCGGAATAAAGAAGAGGTAATCCGATGCAATGCAAACCTGACAACCAAACACACCAGATGCTAGCCAGGCTTAGActatgcatgcaaccaaacaactACAGATTGGCTTGCTAGAAGCAGGCTTCGGCTGCCCAGGCTCCAATCCTAGCCAGGCTGCAACTACAGGAAACCAAATGCACCCTATATGGCATTGCCATAAAGCAGGTAGTAATAAAACTAGCTGCTGTTCCAACTCATTGCATCGAATCAGATATAGTTTGAAGTGAGGCTAAATAACAAAATCATGGCCCAGTCGCTCATGCACAAGGTGAGGCTAACTATCCAAAAATCTGAATCAAGGATACGCAGTGCTACCGTAAAGGGAACGAGCGCTGAATTATAAACGATCAGAGAAGAGGTGTCAGCGCCAAACCTTGCGCTTGGTGAGGCGGACCCTATCTGCAAtggaggccttgagcgggcgatACCCGAAGACAGCGGGATCCCTGGCGCGGGTGAGCCCGAGGTCCTCGACGAGCGCGCGCACCGCCTCACGCGGGAACAGCTCCCTGGGCCGCAACTCCACCTCCCCCATCACCGCGGCGGCCAGCGATCCCCGCGCCTCAGCCACAAGTGCGCTCTCGGCCGCCGTCGGGGCCCAGCCCCCCCGCGCCTTGCCCGCGGTCGCCAGCACCATCACGATCTCCGCCACCCGGCCCAGCTCCCCGGCCCCACGCCGCCGCTTCCGCCCGATCCCCATCGCGCGCTGGCGGTGAAGGCGGAGGCGAACCAACCCTAGGTGCAGGAGGAGAGCGAGGACGGGAGAGGGGTTTTGGAAGGTTCCAGAACTGAGGCGGGGAGTTTGGAAAGCTTGCTTGGCGTGGCGCCGTGGCGCCTGCTTGGAAGAGAtggggaggtggaggtggcgaTGGAAAGCTTGCTTGGCGTGGCGCCGTCGCGCCAGCAGCGACGCCGAAAGCCCGAAATCGCGACTGTAGGAGAAGTGGTGAACAGGAGTAACGGCCTAACGGGGGTCGAGTGTCAGCCGACAGCTAAACTGATCTCACCAGTAACCAGTCGCTTTTTTTTTCCCAAAGGATGGTAATTATATTTTGAAGAGTCGGCATAGGACGTTCCCAAATTACATTtgaaaaaattaaataaaaaatatatgatATTCTATATAGATTTTTCATCGGCTTCTTTCCAAATGGTTTTCCTCGATGTAACCGATGTTCCAGATGAACAGAGTCTTATTGAACGCCGAAGCCAAAGTACACTTCTGCCGAATCCAACGACCAATCCAAAACATTAGA includes these proteins:
- the LOC136529091 gene encoding uncharacterized protein isoform X1, which codes for MGIGRKRRRGAGELGRVAEIVMVLATAGKARGGWAPTAAESALVAEARGSLAAAVMGEVELRPRELFPREAVRALVEDLGLTRARDPAVFGYRPLKASIADRVRLTKRKMEGKDASAPSTTVSKMTASSAKNGFQHGASKVTSGSPKTLSTPMVSQVISKHPLVNGTLAGASSVKLPSNPSAVSLPTGSADVKKQIVVNGSDSTQNRGEETIVELNKSGHHTTSSNQSSLQSSCQAEKSVAKKGRAVHPVTSSVVMGYQDPKRELPIQRQSIFSNHKAIAKNVEQVLHRPANHSSWTVPSTEYMNTRLDCQICKVAIMNMESLLVCDACERGMHLKCLQHYGNQGLPKTEWYCPTCVAHCKGKPLPPKYGKVTRTIVAPKTCMTGGAQPSQVAAENPTETGGSSCSSKILAGNGSVINQNTNKVGSPVCKSGTLALDAGSKSPSISGAEPQKENVKYEETSSVEKEGNNPPCGGIPTETATLYNGDQSTRASTYGSGNLSGGSHMHIKRSSSNPVNYSNLQSTELSGLKHTDHSFIVSSIETCENTRTPYRHPSENEQLPSTRTSTDEIHQADGVTNDGIGKPHKHKIMADDAISDHDNAHQVTSNGHIYSKRETVRDCKDKYVGCSTASIVDWVGDGLKSIDNKIYYNSCNIDGVIYSLHDHILIATEGNKSGPCKLQSLWEEHDSGSRLAMVNPYFLGSDIPQSISKPCVEEDEVYGSNDERTVLVSTICGPCEVLHADKFREETKRRRQLDSSGCRLHPIFFCRWNYDQSTSSLYKDYNVDN
- the LOC136529091 gene encoding uncharacterized protein isoform X2, whose amino-acid sequence is MEGKDASAPSTTVSKMTASSAKNGFQHGASKVTSGSPKTLSTPMVSQVISKHPLVNGTLAGASSVKLPSNPSAVSLPTGSADVKKQIVVNGSDSTQNRGEETIVELNKSGHHTTSSNQSSLQSSCQAEKSVAKKGRAVHPVTSSVVMGYQDPKRELPIQRQSIFSNHKAIAKNVEQVLHRPANHSSWTVPSTEYMNTRLDCQICKVAIMNMESLLVCDACERGMHLKCLQHYGNQGLPKTEWYCPTCVAHCKGKPLPPKYGKVTRTIVAPKTCMTGGAQPSQVAAENPTETGGSSCSSKILAGNGSVINQNTNKVGSPVCKSGTLALDAGSKSPSISGAEPQKENVKYEETSSVEKEGNNPPCGGIPTETATLYNGDQSTRASTYGSGNLSGGSHMHIKRSSSNPVNYSNLQSTELSGLKHTDHSFIVSSIETCENTRTPYRHPSENEQLPSTRTSTDEIHQADGVTNDGIGKPHKHKIMADDAISDHDNAHQVTSNGHIYSKRETVRDCKDKYVGCSTASIVDWVGDGLKSIDNKIYYNSCNIDGVIYSLHDHILIATEGNKSGPCKLQSLWEEHDSGSRLAMVNPYFLGSDIPQSISKPCVEEDEVYGSNDERTVLVSTICGPCEVLHADKFREETKRRRQLDSSGCRLHPIFFCRWNYDQSTSSLYKDYNVDN